From the Verrucomicrobiota bacterium genome, one window contains:
- a CDS encoding DUF3387 domain-containing protein — translation LIAAELITKVRQSVTIDWTLRESARARIRVMVKRILNKYGYPPDLQQEAVKTVLAQAELLCAEWV, via the coding sequence GCTCATAGCCGCCGAACTGATAACAAAAGTCCGACAAAGCGTGACTATAGACTGGACTTTACGGGAGAGTGCCCGCGCCCGGATTCGGGTCATGGTTAAACGAATACTCAACAAATACGGTTACCCTCCGGACCTCCAACAGGAAGCCGTAAAGACGGTCCTGGCTCAAGCGGAACTGCTTTGTGCCG